In Streptomyces nojiriensis, one genomic interval encodes:
- a CDS encoding nuclear transport factor 2 family protein, producing MSRTDIEAVEEVNTAFYEAMERGDFDSLSALWLEDEISCVHPGWPVLSGRGEVLRSYALIMSHTDYIQFFLTDTKVAVIGDTALVTCTENILSGGPAEDGGELGPLVGQLVVATNVFRRTSEGWRLWSHHGSPVLTESDDDEEEDAS from the coding sequence GTGAGCAGAACCGACATCGAGGCGGTCGAAGAGGTCAACACGGCCTTCTACGAGGCAATGGAGCGGGGGGACTTCGACTCACTGTCGGCGCTCTGGCTGGAGGACGAGATCTCTTGCGTCCACCCCGGCTGGCCGGTGCTCTCGGGCCGCGGCGAGGTCCTGCGCTCGTACGCGCTCATCATGTCGCACACGGACTACATCCAGTTCTTCCTCACCGACACCAAAGTGGCCGTAATAGGTGATACCGCCCTGGTGACGTGCACGGAGAACATCCTCAGCGGCGGCCCCGCCGAGGACGGCGGGGAACTCGGCCCGCTCGTCGGTCAGCTGGTCGTCGCGACGAATGTGTTCCGACGCACATCCGAGGGCTGGCGGCTCTGGTCCCACCACGGTTCTCCCGTCCTCACGGAGTCCGACGACGACGAGGAGGAGGACGCCTCCTGA
- the folP gene encoding dihydropteroate synthase, whose product MNTKRGATSRGRVAGLPDWDRCAVMGVVNVTPDSFSDGGRWFDTTAAVKRGLDLVEHGADLVDVGGESTRPGATRVDEEEELRRVVPVVRGLASEGVTVSVDTMRATVAARAVEAGAALVNDVSGGLADPGMIPAVAAAEVPFVVMHWRGFSAGMNSLAVYDDVVAEVTAELRTRIDAVVAGGIAPERLLVDPGLGFAKNAEHDLALVAHLPELRALGFPLLVAASRKRFLGRVLAGGTDTTPPPARERDAATAAVSAIAAHQGAWAVRVHEVRATADAVRVARAVEGAV is encoded by the coding sequence ATGAACACGAAGCGCGGAGCCACCAGCAGGGGCCGGGTCGCAGGTCTGCCGGACTGGGACCGCTGCGCCGTCATGGGCGTCGTCAACGTCACCCCCGACTCCTTCTCCGACGGCGGTCGCTGGTTCGACACCACCGCCGCGGTCAAGCGCGGCCTCGACCTCGTCGAGCACGGCGCCGACCTCGTCGACGTCGGCGGCGAGTCCACCCGCCCCGGTGCCACCCGCGTCGACGAGGAGGAGGAGCTGCGCCGGGTCGTCCCCGTGGTCCGCGGCCTGGCCTCCGAAGGCGTCACCGTCTCCGTGGACACCATGCGCGCGACCGTCGCCGCGCGGGCCGTCGAGGCCGGCGCGGCCCTGGTCAACGACGTCAGCGGCGGCCTGGCCGACCCCGGGATGATCCCGGCCGTCGCCGCCGCCGAGGTGCCCTTCGTCGTGATGCACTGGCGCGGCTTCAGCGCCGGAATGAACAGCCTCGCCGTCTACGACGACGTGGTCGCCGAGGTCACCGCCGAACTGCGGACCCGGATCGACGCGGTCGTGGCCGGCGGGATCGCCCCCGAGCGGCTCCTCGTCGACCCCGGACTCGGCTTCGCCAAGAACGCCGAGCACGACCTGGCCCTCGTCGCCCACCTGCCCGAGCTGCGCGCGCTGGGCTTCCCGCTGCTGGTCGCCGCGTCGAGGAAGCGTTTCCTCGGCCGGGTCCTGGCCGGCGGGACCGACACCACCCCGCCCCCCGCCCGCGAGCGGGACGCCGCCACGGCCGCCGTCTCCGCGATCGCCGCCCACCAGGGCGCCTGGGCCGTACGGGTGCACGAGGTACGGGCGACCGCGGACGCCGTACGGGTGGCCCGCGCCGTCGAAGGGGCAGTCTGA
- a CDS encoding phosphatidylglycerol lysyltransferase domain-containing protein: MSSRIDGDKSGQVPSRVRRILRGPQPESVPGLVGTAVMIVGLLDVAAGVFPRFRHSRIHALAEVLPVFGPFAAALAISAGVLLLLLAHGLKRRKRRAWRAAVVLLPAGAVAQFLYRHSIPGVIIAAVLFALLLRHQNEFKALPDPRSRWRALANFVLMSAGSIGLGLLIVNVHPNRVVGNPSLYEQITHVVYGLFGFEGPVDYAGQVSWTVGYSLGALGMLTALTTIYLAFRPEHPAARLTADDEGKLRELLAKHGGRDSLGHFALRRDKAVVFSPSGKAAVTYRVVSGVMLASGDPIGDVEAWPGAIERFMEEAKAHSWTPAVVGCSETGGEVWTRETGLDALELGDEAIVDVKDFSLAGRPMRNVRQMVKRIERNGYTTQVRRVSELTDEELERVRGAAEAWRGTDTERGFSMALGRVGEEGDGDCFIATAHRVEEGDTSPFGDLKAVLHFVPWGTDGMSLELMRRDRAADPGMNELLIVASLQAAPDLKIEKVSLNFAMFRAALARGEKIGAGPVLRMWRGLLVFLSRWFQIESLYKFNEKFRPRWEPRFMVYRTTRDLPRIGFAVMQAEGFVTVALPRLFASRRRPRPVRTCTHNHMTTVPKQSEREVQAA; this comes from the coding sequence ATGTCTAGCAGGATAGATGGCGATAAGTCGGGACAGGTTCCGAGCAGGGTCCGCCGAATCCTCCGAGGCCCACAGCCGGAGTCGGTGCCCGGCCTGGTAGGTACGGCCGTCATGATCGTCGGCCTTCTGGACGTCGCGGCAGGGGTGTTCCCGCGGTTCCGGCACAGCCGGATCCACGCGCTCGCCGAGGTGCTGCCGGTGTTCGGCCCCTTCGCAGCGGCCCTCGCCATCAGCGCGGGCGTACTGCTCCTGCTGCTCGCGCACGGCCTCAAGCGCCGCAAGCGCCGGGCCTGGCGGGCTGCGGTGGTGCTGCTGCCGGCCGGCGCCGTGGCGCAGTTCCTCTACCGGCACTCGATCCCCGGCGTGATCATCGCGGCGGTGCTCTTCGCGCTGCTGCTGCGCCACCAGAACGAATTCAAGGCGCTGCCCGACCCGCGCAGCCGCTGGAGGGCCCTCGCCAACTTCGTACTGATGAGCGCCGGCTCCATCGGGCTCGGCCTGCTCATCGTGAACGTCCACCCGAACCGGGTCGTCGGCAACCCGAGCCTGTACGAGCAGATCACGCACGTCGTCTACGGCCTCTTCGGCTTCGAGGGCCCCGTCGACTACGCGGGCCAGGTGTCCTGGACCGTCGGCTACTCCCTCGGTGCCCTCGGCATGCTGACCGCCCTCACCACCATCTACCTGGCGTTCCGCCCCGAGCACCCCGCCGCCCGGCTCACCGCCGACGACGAGGGCAAGCTGCGCGAACTGCTCGCCAAGCACGGCGGCCGCGACTCGCTCGGCCACTTCGCGCTGCGCCGCGACAAGGCCGTCGTCTTCTCCCCCAGCGGCAAGGCCGCCGTCACCTACCGCGTCGTCTCCGGCGTGATGCTCGCCTCCGGCGACCCCATCGGTGACGTCGAGGCCTGGCCGGGCGCGATCGAGCGGTTCATGGAGGAGGCCAAGGCCCACTCCTGGACCCCGGCCGTCGTGGGCTGCAGCGAGACCGGTGGCGAGGTCTGGACCCGCGAGACCGGTCTGGACGCCCTGGAGCTGGGTGACGAGGCGATTGTCGATGTCAAAGACTTCTCCCTCGCGGGCCGTCCCATGCGAAATGTCCGCCAGATGGTGAAGCGCATCGAGCGCAACGGCTACACCACCCAGGTCCGCCGGGTCAGCGAGCTGACCGACGAGGAGCTGGAACGGGTCCGCGGCGCGGCCGAGGCCTGGCGCGGCACCGACACCGAGCGCGGCTTCTCGATGGCCCTGGGCCGGGTCGGCGAGGAGGGCGACGGCGACTGCTTCATCGCCACCGCGCACCGCGTGGAGGAGGGCGACACCAGCCCGTTCGGCGACCTGAAGGCCGTCCTGCACTTCGTCCCGTGGGGCACCGACGGCATGTCGCTGGAGCTGATGCGCCGCGACCGCGCCGCCGACCCCGGCATGAACGAGCTGCTGATCGTCGCCTCCCTCCAGGCCGCCCCCGACCTGAAGATCGAGAAGGTCTCGCTGAACTTCGCGATGTTCCGCGCGGCCCTCGCCCGCGGCGAGAAGATCGGCGCCGGCCCGGTCCTGCGGATGTGGCGCGGCCTGCTGGTCTTCCTCTCCCGCTGGTTCCAGATCGAGTCGCTCTACAAGTTCAACGAGAAGTTCCGCCCCCGCTGGGAGCCGCGCTTCATGGTCTACCGCACCACCCGCGACCTGCCCCGCATCGGCTTCGCGGTGATGCAGGCCGAGGGCTTCGTCACGGTGGCCCTGCCCCGGCTCTTCGCCAGCCGCCGCCGTCCCAGGCCGGTGCGCACCTGCACGCACAACCACATGACGACCGTGCCCAAGCAGTCGGAGCGCGAGGTCCAGGCCGCGTAG
- a CDS encoding alpha/beta hydrolase — protein MGLTSNTVLALAIIAGVLLFAATVWFWPKLSGRTWRAFAGRIGLLLATQLALFSAVGLAANKSFLFYGSWADLLGQETSMGKVVDHSMSSKDIKVVDKQKLDVPGGAKPQVGGQILKVAITGQKSKITSPGYVWLPPEYFQPQHKDQNFPASIVLTGYPGTAENLIKGLDYPMKAFSLSKSGKMKPMILVMLRPTVAPPRDTECVDIPGGPQTETFFGEDLPQAITDTFRVGKKPQNMGFIGNSTGGYCALKIAAHYPQTFGAAAGLSAYYEAPDDPTTGDLFHGDEKLKKRADVLHSVEHKKPTGTSFLVTSSEKGEPNLADTKKFIKKVQGPDRVSSIILDSGGHNFNTWRREIPPMLMWMSGRIQA, from the coding sequence ATGGGTCTCACCAGTAATACGGTTCTGGCGCTGGCCATCATCGCCGGTGTGCTGCTCTTCGCGGCCACGGTGTGGTTCTGGCCGAAGCTCTCGGGCCGCACCTGGCGCGCGTTCGCCGGCCGGATCGGGCTGCTGCTGGCGACCCAGCTGGCGCTGTTCTCGGCTGTGGGGCTGGCGGCTAACAAGTCGTTCCTCTTCTACGGTTCCTGGGCCGACCTGCTCGGTCAGGAGACGTCCATGGGCAAGGTCGTCGACCACTCGATGAGCAGCAAGGACATCAAGGTCGTCGACAAGCAGAAGCTGGACGTACCCGGTGGCGCCAAGCCCCAGGTCGGTGGTCAGATCCTGAAGGTTGCCATAACCGGGCAGAAGTCGAAGATAACGAGCCCCGGCTACGTCTGGCTCCCGCCGGAGTACTTCCAGCCCCAGCACAAGGACCAGAACTTCCCCGCGTCCATCGTCCTGACGGGCTACCCGGGCACCGCCGAGAACCTCATCAAAGGGCTCGACTACCCCATGAAGGCCTTCAGCCTGTCCAAGTCGGGCAAGATGAAGCCGATGATCCTGGTCATGCTGCGCCCGACCGTGGCGCCGCCGCGTGACACCGAGTGCGTCGACATACCCGGTGGCCCGCAGACCGAGACCTTCTTCGGCGAGGACCTTCCGCAGGCCATCACGGACACCTTCCGGGTCGGCAAGAAGCCCCAGAACATGGGCTTCATCGGCAACTCCACGGGCGGCTACTGCGCCCTGAAGATCGCCGCGCACTACCCGCAGACCTTCGGCGCCGCCGCGGGTCTGTCCGCGTACTACGAGGCCCCGGACGACCCGACGACCGGTGACCTGTTCCACGGGGACGAGAAGCTGAAGAAGCGTGCGGACGTGCTGCACAGCGTCGAGCACAAGAAGCCGACCGGTACGTCCTTCCTCGTGACCAGCAGCGAGAAGGGCGAGCCGAACCTCGCCGACACCAAGAAGTTCATCAAGAAGGTGCAGGGCCCGGACCGGGTCTCCTCCATCATCCTCGACAGCGGTGGCCACAACTTCAACACGTGGCGACGTGAGATCCCGCCGATGCTGATGTGGATGAGCGGCCGCATCCAGGCCTGA
- a CDS encoding ABC transporter ATP-binding protein has product MIRFEHVTKRYPDGTTAVEDLSFEVAEGELVTLVGPSGCGKTTTMKMVNRLIDPTSGRILLNGEDIAAADPVELRRRIGYVIQQVGLFPHKTVLENTATVPQLIGTPKARARARAAELLELVGLDPAVYGGRYPEQLSGGQRQRVGVARALAADPPVLLMDEPFGAVDPVVRERLQNEFLTLQKTVRKTILLVTHDLEEAIRLGDRIAVYGTGTIEQFARPAAVLAAPATDYVASFVGADRGLKRLAVTAVGAADLAASQGTDPAASVELGSTLREALAALLQEDSGRIGVRDPESGALVGVLTPEGVHRALRRARLQEA; this is encoded by the coding sequence GTGATCCGATTCGAGCATGTGACCAAGCGCTACCCCGACGGGACGACAGCCGTCGAGGACCTGTCCTTCGAGGTGGCGGAGGGTGAGCTGGTCACGCTCGTGGGACCGTCCGGCTGCGGCAAGACGACCACGATGAAGATGGTCAACCGGCTGATCGACCCGACCTCCGGCCGGATCCTGCTGAACGGCGAGGACATCGCGGCCGCCGATCCGGTCGAGCTGCGCCGCCGGATCGGGTACGTCATCCAGCAGGTCGGGCTCTTCCCGCACAAGACCGTGCTGGAGAACACGGCGACCGTGCCGCAGCTGATCGGCACCCCCAAAGCGCGCGCCCGCGCCCGGGCGGCCGAACTGCTGGAACTGGTGGGCCTTGACCCGGCCGTGTACGGGGGCCGGTACCCCGAGCAGCTGTCCGGCGGGCAGCGCCAGCGCGTCGGCGTGGCCCGCGCGCTCGCCGCCGACCCGCCGGTGCTGCTGATGGACGAGCCGTTCGGCGCGGTGGACCCGGTGGTGCGCGAGCGGCTGCAGAACGAGTTCCTGACCCTGCAGAAGACGGTCCGCAAGACGATCCTGCTGGTCACCCACGACCTGGAGGAGGCGATCCGGCTCGGCGACCGCATCGCGGTCTACGGCACCGGCACCATCGAGCAGTTCGCCCGCCCGGCGGCGGTGCTCGCGGCGCCCGCCACCGACTACGTGGCCTCCTTCGTCGGCGCCGACCGGGGGCTCAAGCGGCTCGCGGTCACCGCGGTCGGGGCGGCCGACCTGGCCGCGTCCCAGGGGACGGACCCGGCGGCCTCGGTGGAGTTGGGGTCGACGCTGCGCGAGGCGCTCGCCGCCCTGCTGCAGGAGGACTCGGGGCGGATCGGGGTCAGGGACCCCGAATCCGGCGCGCTGGTCGGCGTACTGACGCCGGAGGGCGTCCACCGGGCGCTGCGCCGGGCCCGGCTGCAGGAGGCGTAG
- a CDS encoding ABC transporter permease produces MAAQNCLVANDWICWDYVTSRSRELTDATLEHIWITGVSVLIGIAVSVPLALLARRGRHWAAPVLGLTTLLYTIPSLAMFSLLLPFFGLSAALVVTGLVLYSLTILVRNVLAGLEAVPEDVREAARGMGYGPGRLLWQVELPLALPALLAGVRIATVSTVALTTVGSIVGKGGLGNLIAPAVNSSFKAQVLTASVLCVLLALVVDLLLLGVQRLLTPWTRAGARPAAPAPAPAPAKGA; encoded by the coding sequence GTGGCGGCGCAGAACTGCCTGGTGGCGAACGACTGGATCTGCTGGGACTACGTCACCTCCCGCTCCCGGGAACTCACCGACGCCACCCTCGAACACATCTGGATCACGGGCGTGTCGGTCCTGATCGGCATCGCCGTGTCCGTGCCGCTCGCCCTGCTGGCGCGCCGCGGCCGCCACTGGGCGGCGCCGGTCCTGGGCCTGACCACCCTGCTCTACACGATCCCCTCGCTGGCCATGTTCTCCCTGCTGCTGCCGTTCTTCGGGCTCTCGGCGGCGCTGGTGGTGACCGGGCTGGTGCTGTATTCGCTGACGATCCTGGTCCGCAACGTCCTGGCCGGCCTGGAGGCCGTCCCCGAGGACGTACGGGAGGCCGCGCGCGGCATGGGGTACGGCCCGGGGCGCCTGCTGTGGCAGGTCGAACTGCCGCTCGCGCTGCCCGCCCTGCTCGCCGGCGTCCGGATCGCCACCGTCTCGACGGTCGCGCTGACCACGGTGGGCTCCATCGTCGGCAAGGGCGGCCTCGGCAATCTCATCGCCCCGGCCGTGAACAGCTCCTTCAAGGCCCAGGTGCTCACCGCCTCGGTGCTGTGCGTGCTGCTCGCGCTCGTGGTCGACCTGCTGCTGCTCGGCGTACAGCGGCTGCTCACCCCGTGGACCCGGGCCGGCGCCCGGCCCGCGGCTCCGGCTCCCGCTCCGGCTCCGGCGAAGGGGGCCTGA
- a CDS encoding ABC transporter permease, which translates to MGAITGAWDWLANGANWSGESGVWHRLGEHVYVSAVALAIACAVALPIGLFLGHLGRGGTLAINISNIGRAVPVFAVLALFMVSPLRNAGYLPTIAALVLFAVPPLLTNAYVGMREVDRSVVEAARGMGMSGTQLFLRVELPLARAMVMTGLRSGAVQVVATATIAAMVGQGGLGRIITAGFNTYNTPQVVAGALLVAALALLVEGALVAADRLLLPRAAASR; encoded by the coding sequence GTGGGCGCGATCACAGGGGCCTGGGACTGGCTGGCGAACGGCGCCAACTGGTCCGGGGAGAGCGGTGTCTGGCACCGGCTCGGCGAGCACGTCTACGTCAGCGCGGTCGCGCTCGCGATCGCCTGCGCGGTGGCCCTGCCGATCGGCCTGTTCCTCGGCCACCTCGGCAGGGGCGGCACCCTCGCGATCAACATCTCCAACATCGGCCGGGCCGTCCCCGTCTTCGCGGTGCTGGCGCTGTTCATGGTCTCCCCGCTGCGCAACGCCGGCTATCTGCCGACCATCGCCGCGCTCGTGCTGTTCGCCGTTCCGCCGCTGCTGACCAACGCGTACGTCGGCATGCGCGAGGTGGACCGCTCGGTCGTGGAGGCCGCCCGCGGCATGGGCATGTCCGGGACCCAGCTCTTCCTGCGCGTCGAACTGCCGCTCGCCCGCGCCATGGTGATGACCGGGCTGCGCTCGGGCGCCGTACAGGTCGTCGCCACGGCCACGATCGCCGCCATGGTCGGCCAGGGCGGCCTCGGCCGGATCATCACCGCCGGCTTCAACACGTACAACACCCCGCAGGTCGTCGCGGGCGCCCTGCTGGTGGCCGCGCTCGCCCTGCTGGTCGAGGGCGCGCTGGTGGCGGCGGACCGGCTGCTGCTGCCGCGGGCCGCGGCGTCCCGCTGA
- a CDS encoding ABC transporter substrate-binding protein, giving the protein MTKTTRVLGASLGALALTVSLAACGGDSLEKSKDGGSASAGSSSAGGGGKGALVIGAAGFTESNVLAELYAQVLKDAGYSTSIKTVNNRELYEPSLEKGEIDVVPEYAATLAEFLNAKVNGPKAPEEKPIASSDVAATVAGLEKLAAPLGLKALAAGAAVDQNAFAVTKEFAEKNNLKTLSDLGKSGLKVKIAAGDECSVRPFCAPGLTKTYGIQVSGIDPKGVGTPQAKQAVKDGADQLVLTTTTDATLDSFGLVLLDDDKKLQNADNVLPVVNAKDAGTPEVAAALDKLTKALTTADLVDLNRKVDAERAKPADVAKAYLESKGLLKK; this is encoded by the coding sequence ATGACCAAGACCACGCGCGTCCTCGGCGCGTCCCTGGGCGCCCTGGCCCTGACGGTGTCGCTGGCCGCGTGCGGCGGCGACAGCCTGGAGAAGAGCAAGGACGGCGGCTCGGCCTCCGCCGGCTCCTCCTCGGCCGGGGGCGGCGGCAAGGGTGCCCTGGTGATCGGCGCGGCCGGGTTCACCGAGTCGAACGTGCTGGCCGAGCTGTACGCGCAGGTCCTGAAGGACGCGGGCTACAGCACGTCGATCAAGACGGTCAACAACCGTGAGCTGTACGAGCCCTCGCTGGAGAAGGGTGAGATCGACGTCGTCCCGGAGTACGCGGCCACGCTCGCCGAGTTCCTCAACGCCAAGGTCAACGGCCCGAAGGCGCCCGAGGAGAAGCCGATCGCCTCCAGCGACGTCGCGGCGACGGTGGCGGGCCTGGAGAAGCTCGCGGCCCCGCTCGGTCTGAAGGCGCTGGCCGCCGGTGCGGCGGTCGACCAGAACGCATTCGCCGTGACCAAGGAATTCGCCGAGAAGAACAACCTGAAGACGCTTTCCGATCTCGGCAAGTCCGGACTCAAGGTCAAGATCGCGGCGGGCGACGAATGCAGCGTCCGGCCCTTCTGCGCACCGGGGTTGACCAAGACGTACGGAATTCAAGTTTCCGGTATCGACCCGAAGGGCGTCGGCACCCCGCAGGCCAAGCAGGCGGTCAAGGACGGCGCCGACCAGCTCGTGCTCACCACGACCACCGACGCCACCCTCGACAGCTTCGGCTTGGTCCTGCTGGACGACGACAAGAAGCTCCAGAACGCCGACAACGTGCTGCCGGTGGTCAACGCCAAGGACGCCGGAACCCCGGAGGTCGCCGCCGCGCTCGACAAGCTGACCAAGGCGCTCACGACGGCCGATCTGGTCGACCTGAACCGCAAGGTGGACGCCGAGCGCGCCAAGCCGGCCGACGTCGCGAAGGCCTACCTGGAGTCCAAGGGCCTGCTGAAGAAGTAG
- a CDS encoding TetR/AcrR family transcriptional regulator, producing MATAATTTAPGTRDRLVRTASRLMQRGGYENTPVKQLVREAEATLGSLYHFFPGGKQELAVAAIHFGDEEFAELLRAGLAAHADPAEAVEGVAAALAQALEASDWRDGCPVTATALETVGRLPELQAACAQAFANWQHLVAAKLLASGYPEPDARDLAITVINTLEGAETTSQVTMSRTPLLVAGRHLARLVASYRD from the coding sequence ATGGCAACTGCAGCGACGACCACGGCACCCGGGACGCGCGACCGGCTGGTGCGCACCGCATCCCGCCTCATGCAGCGCGGCGGATACGAGAACACCCCGGTCAAGCAGCTCGTCCGCGAGGCCGAGGCCACCCTCGGCTCGCTGTACCACTTCTTCCCGGGCGGCAAGCAGGAACTCGCGGTGGCCGCGATCCACTTCGGCGACGAGGAGTTCGCGGAGCTGCTCCGCGCCGGACTCGCCGCCCACGCCGACCCCGCCGAGGCCGTCGAGGGCGTGGCCGCCGCGCTCGCGCAGGCGCTGGAGGCCTCCGACTGGCGGGACGGCTGCCCGGTGACGGCCACGGCCCTGGAGACGGTCGGCCGCCTGCCGGAACTCCAGGCGGCCTGCGCCCAGGCCTTCGCCAACTGGCAGCACCTGGTGGCCGCGAAGCTCCTGGCGTCGGGCTATCCGGAGCCGGACGCCCGCGATCTGGCGATCACCGTGATCAACACCCTGGAGGGCGCCGAGACGACCTCACAGGTCACCATGAGCCGCACCCCGCTCCTGGTGGCGGGCCGGCACCTGGCCCGGCTGGTGGCCTCGTACCGGGACTGA
- a CDS encoding NAD(P)-dependent oxidoreductase, translating into MNQIRTTRAQGAEVTVVGLGPMGRAMAAAYLDAGYEVTVWNRSAGKDDELVARGARRAAGIAEAVAASPLTVLSLIDVEAMYGTLGDTDLRGRVLVNLSSDVPDKARAAARWAEERGAAYLTGGVNVPPTGIGQEGSSVFISGPQEVYEQHRAALDLLAATDYRGADPGHAQLYYQLNMILFWTAYTGWYQAVAVARANGLTAADILPYAGYTADTMRGFYTAGSPLIDAEEHGGEHQRLAMCAASVGHILHTAADSGVDTAILAAHAELYRRGVEAGFGADSSSRLIGLLGGKA; encoded by the coding sequence ATGAACCAGATCCGTACCACCCGGGCCCAGGGCGCCGAGGTCACCGTCGTGGGGCTCGGCCCGATGGGCCGCGCCATGGCCGCCGCCTATCTCGACGCCGGCTACGAGGTCACCGTGTGGAACCGCAGCGCGGGCAAGGACGACGAGCTCGTCGCCCGCGGGGCCCGCCGCGCCGCCGGCATCGCCGAGGCCGTCGCCGCGAGCCCGCTGACCGTGCTCAGCCTCATCGACGTCGAGGCCATGTACGGCACGCTCGGCGACACCGATCTCCGCGGCCGCGTGCTGGTCAACCTGTCCTCGGACGTCCCGGACAAGGCCCGGGCCGCCGCCCGTTGGGCGGAGGAGCGCGGGGCCGCGTACCTCACCGGCGGGGTCAACGTACCGCCGACCGGCATCGGGCAGGAGGGGTCCTCGGTCTTCATCAGCGGCCCGCAGGAGGTCTACGAGCAGCACCGCGCCGCGCTCGACCTGCTCGCCGCCACCGACTACCGCGGCGCCGACCCCGGCCACGCGCAGCTCTACTACCAGCTCAACATGATCCTCTTCTGGACCGCCTACACCGGCTGGTACCAGGCCGTCGCCGTAGCCCGCGCCAACGGGCTGACGGCGGCCGACATCCTTCCGTACGCCGGCTACACGGCCGACACCATGCGCGGCTTCTACACCGCGGGCTCCCCGCTCATCGACGCCGAGGAGCACGGCGGCGAGCACCAGCGCCTCGCGATGTGCGCCGCGAGCGTCGGGCACATCCTGCACACGGCCGCGGACTCCGGTGTGGACACCGCGATCCTGGCCGCGCACGCCGAGCTCTACCGGCGCGGTGTCGAGGCGGGCTTCGGCGCCGACAGCAGCTCCCGCCTGATCGGCCTGCTGGGCGGCAAGGCCTAG
- a CDS encoding alpha/beta hydrolase family protein produces MTITQHSKQQRRQWLRRGAAAVALAAVLGGIAAPAALAAPAARAAASDASAARGALVSVVPLDTLDRDQVVAELGTLGIDPATVRYGVRAYRLTYATVDPQGRPTTATGLLVLPRGGPHRLDLVSDTHGTVATRDDAPSGGAGSNRLTPYLHASAGRAVAAPDYLGLGGGPGSHPYMDTRSSVTASVDMLKAARTAADRLGRPVSRDVYATGFSQGGQVAMALGRELSRGRDGLRLRALAPMAGPHDLLGTEFPGLTDGRVDPRVGVFYLSYFLTAQNRLHPLYEDPAEVFRTPYAQAVEGLFDGSHQPQDIVAALPATPQELLTPQWAENIRSPRGALLEAIRANDGVCDWKPAAPVRLYAGGADTDVPAANSRACAADLAAHGVRAKVVDQGPDADHTATAVRSAPQVVRWFDSIRQTRTG; encoded by the coding sequence ACGCAGCACAGCAAGCAGCAGCGCCGGCAGTGGCTGCGGCGCGGCGCCGCAGCGGTGGCCCTGGCCGCCGTCCTCGGCGGGATCGCCGCCCCGGCGGCGCTGGCCGCGCCCGCCGCACGGGCCGCCGCGTCCGATGCGTCCGCCGCCCGGGGCGCGCTGGTCTCCGTCGTCCCGCTGGACACCCTCGACCGCGACCAGGTCGTCGCCGAACTCGGCACGCTGGGCATCGATCCGGCGACCGTCCGGTACGGCGTGCGCGCCTACCGCCTGACCTACGCCACCGTGGACCCGCAGGGCCGGCCCACCACCGCGACCGGGCTGCTCGTCCTGCCGCGCGGCGGCCCGCACCGCCTCGACCTGGTCTCCGACACCCACGGTACGGTCGCCACCCGCGACGACGCCCCGTCCGGGGGCGCCGGCTCCAACCGGCTCACCCCCTACCTGCACGCCTCCGCCGGCCGGGCCGTCGCGGCACCGGACTACCTGGGCCTGGGCGGCGGCCCGGGCAGCCACCCGTACATGGACACCCGGTCCTCGGTCACGGCCTCCGTCGACATGCTGAAGGCCGCCCGCACCGCCGCCGACCGGCTGGGACGCCCGGTCAGCCGGGACGTGTACGCCACCGGCTTCTCCCAGGGCGGCCAGGTGGCGATGGCCCTGGGCCGCGAGCTCTCCCGCGGGCGCGACGGGCTGCGGCTGCGGGCGCTGGCCCCGATGGCCGGGCCGCACGACCTGCTCGGCACCGAGTTCCCCGGGCTCACCGACGGCCGGGTCGATCCGCGCGTCGGCGTCTTCTACCTCTCCTACTTCCTCACGGCCCAGAACCGGCTCCACCCGCTCTACGAGGACCCGGCGGAGGTGTTCCGCACGCCCTATGCACAGGCTGTGGAAGGCCTGTTCGACGGGAGCCACCAGCCGCAGGACATCGTGGCCGCGCTCCCGGCGACGCCGCAGGAACTGCTGACCCCGCAGTGGGCCGAGAACATCCGCAGCCCGCGCGGGGCCCTGCTGGAGGCCATACGGGCCAACGACGGCGTCTGCGACTGGAAGCCCGCCGCGCCCGTACGCCTCTACGCGGGCGGGGCCGACACGGACGTCCCGGCCGCCAACTCCCGCGCCTGCGCCGCAGATCTGGCCGCTCACGGGGTCCGGGCGAAGGTCGTGGACCAGGGCCCGGACGCCGACCACACGGCCACCGCGGTCCGCTCGGCGCCCCAGGTGGTCCGCTGGTTCGACTCGATCCGCCAGACCCGGACCGGCTAG